The Miscanthus floridulus cultivar M001 chromosome 7, ASM1932011v1, whole genome shotgun sequence genome includes a region encoding these proteins:
- the LOC136464761 gene encoding LOB domain-containing protein 16-like: protein MAGAAAATANGGAAAAAAATGAGSPCGACKFLRRRCVPECVFAPYFSSDQGAARFAAIHKVFGASNASKLLSHLPVADRCEAVVTITYEAQARLRDPVYGCVAQIFALQQQVAILQAQLMQAKAQLACGVQGAAHSPASHHHQWPDSASISALLRQDTACSARRPGSLDDCFMPELMAGFRDDVAAAAQHCAGKVDAGELQYLAQAMMRSPSYSL, encoded by the exons atggccggagctgctgctgctactgccaaCGGAGGGGCCGCGGCTGCTGCTGCCGCGACGGGCGCGGGGTCTCCGTGCGGCGCGTGCAAGTTCCTGCGCCGGCGGTGCGTGCCGGAGTGCGTGTTCGCGCCCTACTTCAGCAGCGACCAGGGCGCCGCGCGCTTCGCCGCCATCCACAAGGTGTTCGGCGCCAGCAATGCCTCCAAGCTGCTGTCCCACCTCCCCGTCGCCGACCGCTGCGAGGCCGTCGTCACCATCACCTACGAGGCGCAGGCCAGGCTCCGCGACCCCGTCTACGGCTGCGTCGCCCAGATCTTCGCCCTCCAGCAGCAG GTCGCCATcctgcaagcgcagctgatgcaggCCAAGGCGCAGCTCGCGTGCGGCGTCCAGGGAGCCGCACACTCGCCGGCAAGCCACCACCACCAGTGGCCGGACAGCGCCAGCATCAGCGCCCTGCTCCGCCAGGACACGGCGTGCAGCGCCAGGAGACCCGGGTCCCTCGACGACTGCTTCATGCCGGAGCTCATGGCCGGGTTCAGGGACGACGTCGCCGCGGCCGCGCAGCATTGCGCCGGCAAGGTGGATGCCGGCGAGCTCCAGTACCTGGCCCAGGCCATGATGAGGAGCCCCAGCTACTCCCTGTAG
- the LOC136464765 gene encoding RING-H2 finger protein ATL1-like produces the protein MPQITPLLFASPPAAALPSSSLSLSSYSSSSLRGHAPSITSFPILVLTVLGILAASVFLLAYYVFVIRCCLTWHRGSSHVAGPIVSRRGLRPQRTGTTTSGSTAAADAGAEPRGLEDAAIRALPAFSYRKKPANAAAATDESSAPASECAVCLGEFEEGDKVRMLPACLHVFHLGCVDAWLQGNASCPLCRASADVAATLCRLPPLPPEEEVVVTIQVVVPGGAEEDGQDTREQGQREAIVPPAAEFEGEDTCTDRQVSGEKTKSTIDGMTERRKDGEVLPPRTRTSFSRDGDAMAGGGEVHLQIRESILQRDSHPRTHDSDSSGGGRVQCRQLDQHPSFLC, from the coding sequence ATGCCGCAGATCACCCCGCTGCTCTTCGCCTCGCCACCGGCGGCGGCATTGCCATCTTCTTCCCTCTCTCTTTCCTCctattcctcctcctccttgcgcGGCCACGCGCCGTCCATCACCAGCTTCCCCATCCTCGTGCTCACGGTGCTGGGCATCCTCGCTGCCTCCGTCTTCCTCCTCGCCTACTACGTCTTCGTCATCCGCTGCTGCCTCACCTGGCACCGCGGCTCCTCCCACGTCGCCGGCCCCATCGTCTCCCGCCGCGGACTCCGCCCCCAACGCACCGGCACCACAACCTCCGGCAGCACCGCGGCCGCCGACGCCGGCGCCGAGCCGCGCGGCCTCGAGGACGCCGCCATCCGGGCGCTGCCGGCGTTCAGCTACAGGAAGAAGCCCGCCAATGCCGCGGCGGCCACCGACGAGTCGTCCGCTCCCGCGAGCGAGTGCGCGGTGTGCCTCGGCGAGTTCGAGGAGGGCGACAAGGTCAGGATGCTGCCCGCCTGCCTCCACGTCTTCCACCTCGGCTGCGTCGACGCCTGGCTCCAGGGCAACGCCAGCTGCCCGCTCTGCAGGGCCAGTGCGGACGTCGCCGCCACCCTCTGCCGCCTGCCCCCGCTGCCGcccgaggaggaggtggtggtgaccATCCAGGTCGTCGTCCCCGGCGGCGCTGAGGAAGACGGCCAAGACACGCGGGAACAGGGGCAGCGAGAAGCCATCGTGCCACCCGCTGCCGAGTTTGAAGGAGAAGACACCTGTACAGATCGTCAGGTCAGTGGTGAGAAAACGAAGAGCACCATCGATGGCATGACGGAGAGGAGGAAGGATGGAGAGGTTCTTCCACCGAGGACGAGGACGTCTTTCTCCAGGGACGGAGACGCAATGGCTGGTGGTGGGGAGGTTCACCTGCAGATTCGGGAGAGCATCTTGCAGAGGGACAGTCACCCCCGTACACATGACAgcgacagcagcggcggcggtcgAGTGCAGTGTAGGCAATTGGATCAGCATCCTTCTTTTCTTTGCTGA
- the LOC136464762 gene encoding malonyl-coenzyme A:anthocyanin 3-O-glucoside-6''-O-malonyltransferase-like, whose translation MAAATKVLDRLKVGASPPAPGGALPLTFFDVPWLFTGPVERVFFYPYAHTAEHFAAHLLPSLVSSLSATLHAFYPLLGRVRPCPDGGDGGYEFFCSADGGEAVELTVAESSDNFDELSGGGPRDVARLYALVPQLPRPEADGSFALAAAQVTVFPARGVAVGVSIHHVACDDSSYMHFVKTWAARCREAISGTDAVPVPPPPPFLDRGVVADPEGLAARTLDEMRQLPANGPPPPPPAPTGPPPKLVIASFALTRDRIDGLKRCVAAMVAAGADGGTGRVHCSAFTVACALAWACLARAGGGGGGEERPRAHLLFSVECRRRLAPPIPQEYLGNCLRPCFVEVCAAELLGGDGVAAAAAAIGAAVAGLDGGVLDGAGGWFHKILSLVPERPMSLGGSPRYGVYETDFGLGRPAKVELVSIDKTPGTVSLAEGRDADAHAAGVEIGVVLPEAEMARFSSCFADALEELCD comes from the coding sequence ATGGCCGCCGCCACCAAGGTTCTTGACAGGCTCAAGGTGGGGGCTTCACCTCCGGCGCCCGGCGGCGCGCTCCCGCTCACCTTCTTCGACGTGCCCTGGCTCTTCACGGGCCCCGTGGAGCGGGTCTTCTTCTACCCCTACGCGCACACGGCGGAGCACTTCGCCGCCCACCTCCTGCCGTCCCTCGTCTCCTCCCTTTCCGCCACGCTGCACGCGTTCTACCCGCTGCTCGGCCGCGTCCGGCCGTGCCcggacggcggcgacggcgggtACGAGTTCTTCTGCTCCGCGGACGGCGGCGAGGCCGTCGAGCTCACCGTCGCCGAGAGCTCCGACAACTTCGACGAGCTCTCCGGCGGCGGCCCGAGGGACGTCGCCCGGCTGTACGCGCTGGTGCCGCAGCTCCCACGGCCGGAGGCCGACGGGTCCTTCGCCCTCGCGGCGGCGCAGGTCACTGTGTTCCCCGCCCGCGGGGTCGCCGTCGGCGTCTCCATCCACCACGTGGCCTGCGACGACTCCAGCTACATGCACTTCGTCAAGACCTGGGCCGCCCGGTGCCGGGAGGCCATCAGCGGCACGGACGCGGTGCcggtcccgccgccgccgcctttcttGGACCGTGGTGTGGTCGCCGACCCCGAGGGCCTCGCCGCCAGGACGCTCGACGAAATGCGCCAGCTCCCGGCCAACggcccacctccgcctccgccggcGCCGACAGGCCCGCCGCCGAAGCTGGTCATCGCGTCGTTCGCGCTCACCCGCGACCGCATCGACGGACTGAAGCGGTGCGTGGCCGCGATGGTCGCGGCGGGCGCGGACGGCGGCACGGGGCGCGTCCACTGCTCGGCGTTCACGGTGGCGTGCGCGCTGGCGTGGGCCTGCCTGgcgcgcgcgggcggcggcggcggcggggaggagcggCCCCGCGCGCACCTGCTGTTCTCGGTGGAGTGCCGTCGCCGCCTGGCGCCGCCAATCCCGCAGGAGTACCTGGGCAACTGCCTCCGGCCGTGCTTCGTAGAGGTGTGCGCGGCCGAGCTGCTTGGCGGCGACGGCGTGGCAGCAGCGGCCGCGGCGATCGGCGCGGCCGTCGCggggctcgacggcggcgtgctggACGGCGCCGGCGGGTGGTTCCACAAGATCCTGTCTCTGGTCCCGGAGCGGCCGATGTCGTTGGGCGGGTCCCCGCGGTACGGCGTGTACGAGACCGACTTCGGGCTGGGCCGGCCGGCCAAGGTGGAGTTGGTGTCCATCGACAAGACGCCCGGCACGGTCTCCCTGGCCGAGGGCCGCGACGCCGACGCGCACGCCGCCGGGGTGGAGATCGGCGTCGTGCTGCCGGAGGCCGAGATGGCGCGCTTCAGCTCCTGCTTCGCCGACGCATTGGAGGAGCTCTGTGACTGA